One region of Mycolicibacterium rhodesiae NBB3 genomic DNA includes:
- a CDS encoding endonuclease/exonuclease/phosphatase family protein — translation MIVAGDLNATYAAVPTTARRRLSRCGRAGRAGLTRSFPNTAAGAPWRRPVVGIDHVLVRNCVVTAAGTVSMPGSDHRGLLKTIEIPADPTASYPV, via the coding sequence GTGATCGTGGCGGGGGATCTCAACGCCACCTATGCCGCCGTTCCGACGACTGCTCGACGACGGCTGTCGCGATGCGGCCGAGCAGGCCGCGCGGGGTTGACACGCAGCTTCCCGAACACCGCCGCGGGGGCGCCGTGGCGGCGACCGGTCGTGGGCATCGACCACGTGCTCGTGCGCAATTGCGTGGTGACGGCAGCGGGCACGGTGTCGATGCCGGGATCCGACCACCGTGGCCTGCTCAAGACCATCGAAATCCCCGCCGACCCCACTGCTAGCTACCCGGTCTAG
- the fgd gene encoding glucose-6-phosphate dehydrogenase (coenzyme-F420), producing MPELKLGYKASAEQFAPRELVELGVAAEEHGMDSATVSDHFQPWRHEGGHAPFSLAWMTAVGERTKRLFLGTSVLTPTFRYNPAVIAQAFATMGCLYPDRIFLGIGTGEALNEIATGYEGEWPEFKERYARLREAVRLMRELWLGDRVDFEGEYYNTKGASIYDVPEGGIPIYIAAGGPQVAKYAGRAGDGFICTSGKGEELYKDKLIPAMREGAEAAEKNPDDIDRMIEIKISYDPDPKLALENTRFWAPLSLTAEQKHSINDPIEMEKAADELPIEQVAKRWIVASDPDEAVEMVGQYVKWGLNHLVFHDPRHDQRRFLELFQKDLEPRLRKLG from the coding sequence GTGCCTGAACTGAAACTCGGATACAAGGCGTCGGCGGAGCAATTCGCCCCGCGGGAACTCGTCGAGCTCGGCGTCGCCGCCGAAGAGCACGGCATGGACAGCGCCACCGTCAGCGACCACTTCCAGCCGTGGCGCCACGAGGGTGGCCATGCGCCGTTTTCGCTCGCCTGGATGACCGCGGTGGGTGAGCGCACCAAGCGGCTGTTCCTCGGCACGTCGGTCCTGACGCCGACGTTCCGCTATAACCCTGCCGTTATCGCGCAGGCCTTCGCGACCATGGGCTGCCTCTACCCGGACCGGATCTTCCTCGGTATCGGGACCGGCGAGGCGCTCAACGAGATCGCCACCGGATACGAGGGGGAGTGGCCAGAGTTCAAGGAGCGTTATGCGCGGTTGCGCGAGGCGGTGCGGCTGATGCGTGAGCTGTGGCTCGGTGACCGCGTCGACTTCGAGGGCGAGTATTACAACACCAAAGGCGCCTCGATCTACGACGTCCCCGAGGGCGGCATCCCGATTTACATCGCCGCGGGCGGACCGCAGGTTGCCAAGTACGCCGGCCGGGCGGGCGACGGCTTCATCTGCACCTCCGGCAAGGGCGAGGAGCTCTACAAGGACAAGCTGATCCCCGCCATGCGCGAGGGCGCCGAAGCGGCCGAGAAGAATCCCGATGACATCGACCGGATGATCGAGATCAAGATCTCCTACGATCCCGACCCGAAGCTTGCGCTGGAGAACACCCGCTTCTGGGCGCCGCTGTCGCTGACCGCCGAGCAGAAGCACAGCATCAACGATCCGATCGAGATGGAGAAGGCCGCCGACGAACTGCCCATCGAGCAGGTCGCCAAGCGTTGGATCGTGGCGTCGGACCCCGACGAGGCGGTCGAGATGGTCGGCCAGTACGTCAAGTGGGGGCTGAATCATCTGGTCTTCCACGATCCTCGGCATGATCAGCGCCGCTTCCTCGAGCTGTTCCAGAAGGATTTGGAGCCCAGGCTTCGCAAGCTCGGCTGA
- a CDS encoding MBL fold metallo-hydrolase has translation MALALDAVTDSVHFAYTDLVNWTLVSDGDGVILIDAGFPGSRRDVLESLRRLGFGVDDLRAILLTHAHVDHFGSAIWFAKTHGTPVYCHVDEVDHARREYLEQASPVDIAKHIWQPRYLKWSVAITRAGAMTRDGIPSTRALTEDIAARLPGSPVAVPTPGHTGGHCSFVVDGVLVSGDALVTGHPLARHTGPQLLPKLFNHDQAGCVRSLSALELLDIDVLLPGHGPVWRGSIREASEKARAQAKVL, from the coding sequence ATGGCACTGGCCCTGGACGCCGTCACAGACAGCGTGCACTTCGCCTACACCGACCTCGTCAATTGGACCCTCGTCTCCGACGGTGATGGCGTGATCCTGATCGACGCGGGCTTCCCGGGCAGCCGCCGCGACGTGCTCGAATCGCTTCGCCGGCTCGGATTCGGCGTTGACGACCTACGCGCGATCCTCCTGACGCACGCGCACGTCGATCACTTCGGGTCGGCCATCTGGTTCGCGAAAACCCATGGCACACCGGTGTATTGCCACGTCGACGAGGTCGACCACGCCAGGAGGGAATACCTGGAGCAGGCCTCGCCGGTCGACATCGCCAAGCACATCTGGCAGCCGCGGTATCTCAAGTGGTCGGTGGCGATAACCCGAGCAGGCGCAATGACCCGTGACGGTATTCCGAGCACCCGGGCGCTGACCGAGGACATCGCCGCGCGTCTTCCCGGTTCGCCGGTGGCGGTCCCGACGCCGGGGCACACCGGCGGGCATTGCTCATTCGTGGTGGACGGCGTGCTGGTGTCCGGCGACGCCCTGGTCACCGGCCATCCGCTGGCCCGTCATACCGGCCCGCAGCTGCTGCCGAAGCTGTTCAACCACGACCAGGCGGGCTGCGTACGCAGCCTGTCAGCGCTCGAACTATTGGACATCGACGTACTGCTGCCCGGTCACGGCCCGGTGTGGCGCGGCTCGATCCGCGAGGCCTCCGAGAAAGCCCGAGCTCAAGCCAAGGTGTTGTAG
- a CDS encoding NtaA/DmoA family FMN-dependent monooxygenase (This protein belongs to a clade of FMN-dependent monooxygenases, within a broader family of flavin-dependent oxidoreductases, the luciferase-like monooxygenase (LMM) family, some of whose members use coenzyme F420 rather than FMN.), whose product MSRREGKHRKQIHLAAHFPGVNNTTVWSSPESGSQIEFDSFIHLAQTAERGFFDFFFLAEGLRLREHRGRIHDLDVVGRPDTFTVLAALAAVTDRLGLTGTINTTFNEPFEVARQFATLDHLSDGRAGWNVVTSSDAFTGENFRRGGFLDHSDRYKRAEEFVTVAREFWDSWSPDAVIADRENGIYIDPNRIRVVEHRGPQFDVRGVSTLPQAPQGHPVLLQAGDSGDGRAFLAKYADAAFTMHSSLEAGQAYYADVKGRAASYGRDPDRLKVFPAATFVLGDSAEDAVEKAHHIRRQQVSPQTAIAMLEQVWQRDLSAYDPDGPLPDVEPADDPSMTQGRVRHGDPKAVATAWRERAEADGLSIRELVIAVTSRQQFVGTAAQVAEEIDLHVQSDACDGFILVPHLTPGGLDEFVDTVVPLLQERDTFRSGYSGVTLRDHLGL is encoded by the coding sequence GTGAGCCGCCGAGAAGGTAAACACCGCAAGCAGATTCATCTGGCCGCACATTTTCCCGGCGTCAACAACACCACCGTGTGGTCGAGTCCGGAGTCGGGCAGCCAGATCGAGTTCGACTCCTTCATCCACCTGGCTCAGACCGCCGAGCGGGGATTCTTCGACTTCTTCTTTCTCGCCGAAGGTCTGCGACTGCGGGAACACCGCGGACGCATTCACGATCTCGACGTCGTCGGCAGGCCCGATACGTTCACCGTCCTTGCCGCACTGGCCGCGGTCACCGATCGTCTCGGGCTGACCGGCACCATCAACACGACATTCAACGAACCTTTCGAAGTGGCACGCCAATTCGCGACCCTGGACCACCTGTCCGACGGACGTGCCGGCTGGAACGTGGTGACCTCGTCCGACGCGTTCACCGGCGAGAACTTCCGCAGGGGCGGGTTCCTCGACCACTCCGACCGCTACAAGCGTGCCGAGGAGTTCGTCACCGTCGCCCGCGAGTTCTGGGACAGCTGGTCGCCCGACGCCGTCATCGCCGACCGCGAAAACGGAATCTACATCGACCCCAACCGCATTCGCGTGGTCGAGCATCGCGGGCCACAGTTCGACGTTCGCGGCGTGAGCACGCTGCCGCAGGCACCGCAGGGCCATCCCGTCCTGCTGCAGGCCGGTGACTCCGGCGACGGCCGGGCGTTCTTGGCCAAGTATGCCGATGCGGCGTTCACCATGCATTCGTCGCTGGAGGCGGGCCAGGCCTACTACGCGGACGTCAAGGGCCGCGCGGCGTCGTACGGGCGAGATCCCGACCGGCTCAAGGTGTTTCCGGCCGCCACATTCGTGCTCGGCGACAGCGCCGAGGATGCGGTCGAAAAGGCCCACCACATCCGGCGTCAGCAGGTGAGCCCTCAGACCGCCATCGCGATGTTAGAGCAAGTGTGGCAGCGTGACCTGTCCGCGTACGACCCTGACGGTCCGCTGCCCGACGTCGAACCGGCCGACGATCCGAGCATGACTCAGGGCCGGGTGCGGCACGGCGATCCGAAGGCGGTGGCGACCGCATGGCGCGAGCGGGCGGAGGCTGACGGCCTGTCGATCCGCGAACTGGTCATCGCGGTCACCAGCAGGCAGCAGTTCGTCGGCACGGCGGCGCAGGTCGCCGAGGAGATCGACCTGCACGTGCAGTCGGACGCCTGCGACGGCTTCATCCTGGTGCCGCACCTCACGCCGGGCGGGCTGGACGAGTTCGTCGACACCGTGGTGCCGCTGCTTCAGGAGCGTGACACCTTCCGCAGCGGATATTCCGGGGTTACGCTGCGCGATCATCTCGGCCTATAG
- a CDS encoding LLM class flavin-dependent oxidoreductase, which produces MTVPLSILDLSPISEGADAATALRNTVDLAQHAEQWGYKRFWVAEHHFVAVASAQPAVLIGQIAAATNTIRVGAAAVQLGQTTAIAVIEGFGILDAFHPGRIDLGVGRSGQRRREAITAPTTEPEQPQEWRDVEGVVIPPPFDISVLMRNPRLRAKMSVLQQPEAIAPDFADQVGDMLAMIEGRYLIGDVDAHATPGEGAALTPWVFGSSKGQSAQVAGARGLPFVASYHITPATALDAVEAYRSAFRPSATLSQPYVVVSADIVVADDNETARHLASSYGHWVHSIRAGDGAIPYPDPDTVEPLSDDQLEVVKDRIATQFVGDAEEVATKLEALQRVTGADELVVTSVTHDHSDRLRSHELLAKRWGL; this is translated from the coding sequence ATGACTGTCCCACTGTCGATACTCGACCTATCGCCGATCAGCGAAGGCGCCGATGCTGCAACGGCATTGCGTAACACTGTGGACCTCGCCCAGCATGCCGAGCAGTGGGGCTACAAGCGCTTTTGGGTCGCCGAACACCACTTCGTCGCGGTCGCCTCCGCGCAGCCCGCGGTCCTGATCGGCCAGATCGCGGCCGCCACCAACACCATTCGCGTCGGCGCGGCCGCCGTGCAACTCGGCCAGACGACCGCAATCGCTGTCATCGAGGGTTTTGGCATCCTCGACGCGTTCCATCCCGGCCGTATCGACCTCGGAGTCGGCAGGTCCGGTCAGCGGCGCAGGGAGGCGATCACGGCCCCCACCACTGAGCCCGAACAGCCGCAGGAATGGCGCGACGTCGAGGGTGTGGTGATACCCCCGCCGTTCGATATCAGCGTGCTCATGCGCAATCCACGACTGCGCGCGAAAATGTCTGTGCTGCAACAGCCAGAGGCGATTGCACCGGATTTTGCAGACCAGGTCGGCGACATGCTGGCGATGATCGAGGGCCGCTATCTGATCGGTGACGTCGACGCGCACGCCACACCCGGTGAGGGAGCGGCGCTGACGCCGTGGGTGTTCGGCAGCAGCAAGGGGCAGAGCGCGCAGGTCGCCGGCGCCCGCGGACTGCCGTTCGTCGCGAGTTACCACATCACCCCCGCCACGGCGCTGGACGCGGTTGAGGCGTACCGTTCGGCGTTCCGGCCGTCGGCCACGCTGTCGCAGCCCTACGTCGTGGTGTCCGCTGACATCGTCGTCGCTGACGACAATGAGACCGCCCGCCACCTGGCATCGAGCTACGGGCACTGGGTGCATTCGATTCGTGCGGGCGACGGTGCGATCCCGTATCCGGACCCCGATACCGTCGAACCGCTGTCGGATGATCAGCTCGAGGTCGTGAAGGACCGCATTGCAACGCAATTCGTCGGCGATGCCGAGGAGGTTGCCACCAAACTGGAGGCTCTGCAGCGCGTCACCGGGGCCGACGAACTGGTTGTCACCTCGGTCACCCACGACCATTCCGACAGACTGCGGTCGCACGAGTTGCTGGCCAAGAGGTGGGGATTGTGA
- a CDS encoding LLM class flavin-dependent oxidoreductase, whose protein sequence is MTGHLHLGVALDGFGWHPEAWRHTAESEGVTSGRYWSGLAATAERGLLDFLTIDDALTPQRRRHPEIESRWLAGRPDAVLIASRVAPATTHIGLIPVATVTHTEPFHVSKAIATLDFVSHGRAGWQVRVSGTQHEADLFGRRDLSGVDLFDEASDAVEVARRLWDSWEDDAVIRDAATGRFIDRDKLHYIDFVGKYFSVKGPSITPRPPQGQPVVAALAHAQPAYEFAARSADLVFITPTDEKSLDTILNELGDDELKVYADVFVSFSGVTDARSDALVFDGTPTELAELIIGWCESGIEGLRLRPSVNATDLPVIVDEVVPILQRAGKFRQAYADGETLRHRLGLPVAENRYRKVGRP, encoded by the coding sequence ATGACCGGGCATCTGCACCTTGGCGTCGCGCTTGACGGCTTCGGCTGGCATCCGGAGGCGTGGCGTCACACGGCTGAGAGTGAAGGCGTCACCAGCGGTCGCTACTGGTCTGGCCTGGCAGCCACCGCGGAGCGCGGCCTGCTGGACTTCCTCACCATCGACGATGCGCTCACCCCGCAGCGGCGGCGTCACCCCGAGATCGAATCGCGTTGGCTCGCCGGTCGACCCGACGCGGTCCTCATCGCGTCCCGGGTGGCGCCGGCGACCACCCACATCGGACTCATACCGGTCGCCACCGTCACCCACACCGAACCGTTTCACGTATCCAAAGCCATTGCGACACTGGACTTCGTCTCGCACGGCCGGGCCGGCTGGCAGGTGAGGGTGAGCGGCACCCAACATGAAGCAGACTTGTTCGGGCGCCGCGACCTCAGTGGCGTCGACCTGTTCGACGAAGCATCGGACGCTGTCGAGGTGGCCCGTCGACTCTGGGACAGCTGGGAGGACGACGCCGTCATTCGCGACGCCGCCACCGGACGGTTCATCGACCGCGACAAGCTGCACTACATCGACTTCGTCGGCAAGTACTTCTCGGTCAAGGGACCGTCGATCACCCCACGCCCCCCTCAGGGCCAGCCTGTCGTGGCCGCGTTGGCGCATGCGCAACCCGCCTACGAATTCGCCGCCCGTAGCGCGGATCTCGTCTTCATCACGCCAACCGACGAGAAGTCGCTCGACACGATCCTGAACGAGCTCGGAGACGACGAACTCAAGGTCTACGCGGACGTGTTCGTCTCCTTCTCCGGCGTCACCGATGCCCGCTCGGATGCGCTGGTCTTCGACGGCACACCGACAGAACTCGCCGAATTGATCATCGGCTGGTGCGAGTCCGGTATCGAGGGACTGCGGTTACGGCCTTCCGTCAACGCCACCGACCTGCCGGTCATCGTCGATGAGGTGGTGCCGATCCTGCAGCGGGCGGGCAAGTTCCGCCAGGCATACGCGGACGGCGAGACGTTACGTCATCGACTCGGCCTTCCGGTCGCGGAGAACCGCTACAGGAAGGTGGGACGGCCATGA
- a CDS encoding GNAT family N-acetyltransferase translates to MTVPTVDELRFVAVDQRDPLAAPLLAELAVEYSGRYGGTEQRVMKWLLEEYPAEDFTPPDGALLIGLLDGQPVTGGAFRRFDDSRAELKRVWTDSRHRQRGFAKAIVAELEREIAARGYRRVYLTTGNRQPEAEALYLSSGYTRLPSPLPTVGETYPIAFEKTLR, encoded by the coding sequence ATGACCGTGCCGACAGTCGATGAGCTCCGCTTCGTGGCAGTGGACCAGCGTGATCCGCTGGCCGCACCGCTGCTGGCCGAGTTGGCCGTCGAGTACTCCGGTCGCTACGGCGGCACCGAGCAGCGGGTCATGAAATGGCTTCTGGAGGAGTACCCCGCCGAGGACTTCACGCCGCCCGACGGCGCGCTGCTCATCGGCCTTCTCGATGGCCAACCCGTCACCGGCGGGGCCTTCAGGCGGTTCGACGACAGCAGGGCCGAGCTCAAACGCGTCTGGACCGACAGCAGACACCGGCAGCGAGGTTTCGCGAAGGCCATCGTCGCCGAACTCGAGCGCGAGATCGCCGCGCGCGGATATCGACGCGTCTATCTGACAACCGGCAACCGTCAGCCCGAAGCCGAGGCGCTGTACCTGTCCTCGGGATACACCCGGCTTCCCAGCCCGCTGCCCACCGTCGGCGAAACCTACCCGATCGCCTTCGAGAAGACGCTGCGATGA
- a CDS encoding SDR family NAD(P)-dependent oxidoreductase: protein MSSSLSERVAFVTGGASGIGAALATELVDRGAEVWIADRQIGRAHEVAQRLSGRGAAVHAIELDVRDAAAFERAVTDAMHESGRIDYLFNNAGIGVSGEIDSYTLADWDDVFDVNLRGVVHGIQAVYPIMIRQHSGHIVNTASMAGLTTTVGQASYTATKHAVVALSRSMRVEAERHGVRVSVLCPGVIRTPILIGGEYGRINAPGLTREEFLKSWERLHPMDADEFAKRVLKAVLRNNAMIIVPGWWKAWWYMERVSPALSLRLSRRLLRELRKMESPT from the coding sequence ATGTCATCGAGCCTGTCAGAAAGGGTCGCATTCGTCACCGGCGGCGCATCGGGCATCGGCGCCGCACTGGCCACCGAGCTCGTAGACAGGGGCGCGGAGGTCTGGATCGCCGACCGTCAGATCGGCCGGGCGCATGAGGTGGCGCAACGCTTGAGCGGGCGCGGCGCAGCGGTTCATGCGATCGAACTCGATGTGCGCGACGCGGCCGCGTTCGAGCGTGCGGTGACCGACGCAATGCACGAGTCGGGACGGATCGACTACCTGTTCAACAACGCGGGCATCGGAGTGTCCGGTGAGATCGACTCGTACACGCTGGCGGACTGGGACGACGTCTTCGACGTGAATCTGCGCGGTGTTGTACACGGTATCCAGGCGGTCTACCCGATCATGATTCGACAGCATTCCGGACATATTGTGAACACGGCCTCGATGGCGGGGCTGACCACCACGGTGGGTCAGGCGAGTTACACCGCCACCAAGCATGCGGTTGTCGCGCTCTCTCGTTCGATGCGCGTCGAGGCCGAGCGTCACGGCGTGCGGGTCTCCGTGCTGTGCCCCGGTGTGATTCGCACTCCTATCCTCATCGGTGGCGAGTACGGACGGATCAACGCGCCGGGACTGACGCGCGAGGAGTTCCTCAAGTCTTGGGAACGGTTGCACCCCATGGACGCCGACGAATTCGCCAAACGTGTGCTGAAGGCTGTCCTGCGCAATAACGCCATGATCATCGTGCCCGGATGGTGGAAGGCGTGGTGGTACATGGAACGGGTCTCGCCTGCGCTGTCGCTCCGACTCTCGAGACGTTTACTCCGGGAGCTCCGGAAGATGGAGTCACCCACCTAG
- a CDS encoding HNH endonuclease signature motif containing protein: protein MFESEFAGVGDAEVVAAIADGARAEAAAAARRLAAIAELKRRRVLDDDERARWACDWWDSAAAEVAAAMNITSRKASGQMRIAVALRDHLPLVAELFRRGDLSARVVGAITWRTQLITDEAVWALIDTAIATRAGTWGPLAEDKLIAAVDALVLEHDPAALIVSKTLARSCDFVVGDLEDENGTTSVWGRLNAADAAVLKTTIAAMAATVCEDDPRTAGQRRAAALAALGHGNHHLPCACDSPNCPARESHPAPKSSIVVTVYTDHATLDGLDDEAAQSAAPQTPAPTTPASQATAQQPTPTPTGTAILSGTEVLPTPLLAELLRNGATLRPLYTAVDAQPESGYRPSAGLARFVRGRDLTCRFPGCTTPAQNCDIDHVIPYPVGPTHPSNLACLCRKHHLLKTFWTGDWELTLLPDGAAVWTSPTGHTYTTHPGSRSYFPDWDTDTGPLPPPPTAQRFSTDRGLMMPQRQRSRAQERDARIKAERAQNDSDPPPF, encoded by the coding sequence ATGTTCGAGTCCGAGTTCGCGGGGGTTGGTGACGCCGAGGTGGTCGCGGCGATCGCCGACGGTGCGCGGGCCGAGGCGGCGGCGGCGGCGCGCCGGTTGGCCGCGATCGCTGAACTCAAGCGTCGCCGAGTGCTCGATGATGACGAGCGGGCGCGGTGGGCGTGTGATTGGTGGGACAGCGCGGCCGCCGAAGTCGCCGCGGCGATGAACATCACCTCGCGGAAGGCCTCGGGTCAGATGCGCATCGCGGTCGCCTTGCGTGATCACCTGCCGTTAGTGGCGGAGTTGTTCCGCCGTGGTGATCTCAGTGCGCGGGTGGTGGGGGCGATCACCTGGCGCACCCAATTGATCACCGACGAGGCGGTGTGGGCGCTGATCGATACCGCGATCGCCACGCGGGCGGGCACGTGGGGGCCGCTGGCCGAGGACAAGTTGATCGCCGCGGTGGATGCGTTGGTGTTGGAGCACGACCCCGCCGCGCTGATCGTGAGCAAGACGCTGGCGCGCAGTTGTGACTTCGTGGTCGGCGACCTCGAAGACGAAAACGGCACGACCTCGGTATGGGGCCGCCTCAATGCTGCTGATGCTGCGGTGTTGAAGACCACGATCGCGGCGATGGCGGCCACAGTGTGCGAGGACGATCCCCGCACGGCCGGGCAGCGCCGCGCGGCCGCGCTGGCCGCACTCGGCCACGGCAATCATCACCTGCCGTGTGCGTGCGATTCGCCGAACTGCCCCGCCCGCGAGAGCCATCCGGCGCCGAAGTCCTCGATCGTCGTCACCGTGTACACCGACCACGCCACCCTTGACGGCCTAGACGACGAGGCAGCGCAAAGCGCCGCGCCGCAAACTCCCGCACCGACGACTCCCGCCTCGCAGGCCACCGCGCAACAGCCCACCCCCACCCCGACGGGCACGGCGATCCTGTCCGGTACTGAAGTGTTGCCGACACCGCTGCTGGCCGAACTGTTGCGCAACGGCGCCACACTGCGCCCGCTGTACACTGCCGTGGATGCGCAGCCGGAGTCGGGGTATCGGCCCTCGGCAGGGTTGGCGCGGTTTGTGCGAGGCCGGGATCTGACATGCCGGTTCCCCGGCTGCACGACACCGGCCCAGAATTGCGACATCGACCATGTGATCCCGTATCCCGTCGGACCTACGCATCCGTCGAACCTGGCCTGTCTGTGCCGAAAACATCACCTGCTCAAGACGTTCTGGACCGGCGACTGGGAACTCACCCTGCTGCCCGACGGGGCGGCGGTGTGGACCTCGCCGACCGGCCACACCTACACAACGCATCCAGGCAGTCGAAGTTACTTCCCGGACTGGGACACCGACACCGGGCCGCTGCCACCCCCACCCACAGCCCAGAGGTTCAGCACCGACCGGGGCCTGATGATGCCCCAACGCCAACGCAGCCGAGCCCAAGAACGCGATGCGCGCATCAAAGCCGAACGCGCACAGAACGACTCCGACCCACCACCGTTCTAG
- a CDS encoding SDR family oxidoreductase produces the protein MDNIRGKTIAITGAARGIGYATAKALLARGAHVVIGDRDVAFQESAVAQLTKLGQVSGYPLDVTDRESFATFLDKARTDGGGHIDVLINNAGVMPIGPFLDETEQSIRSSIEVNLYGVIAGCQLALPDMIARRSGHIINIASLSGLIPVPGQVVYVGAKFGVVGLSAALADEVAPHGVDVSVVMPPFTNTELISGTAGSGAIKPVEPEDIAKAVIKTLEKPKTHVAVPPPLRFTAQAAQMLGPRGRRWLNRKLGLDRVFLDFDTTARQSYEQRARAAQGVVEGSEKS, from the coding sequence ATGGACAACATCCGGGGCAAGACCATCGCGATCACCGGCGCCGCCCGCGGCATCGGATACGCCACCGCCAAGGCGCTGCTGGCTCGTGGCGCGCACGTGGTCATCGGTGACCGTGACGTGGCCTTTCAGGAGTCCGCCGTCGCGCAGCTCACCAAGCTCGGCCAAGTTTCGGGATATCCGCTCGACGTCACCGATCGCGAGTCGTTCGCGACGTTCCTGGACAAGGCGCGCACCGATGGCGGCGGCCACATCGACGTGCTCATCAACAATGCCGGCGTGATGCCGATCGGCCCGTTCCTCGACGAGACCGAACAGTCGATCCGCTCGTCGATCGAGGTGAACCTGTACGGCGTGATCGCCGGTTGCCAGCTGGCGTTGCCCGACATGATCGCGCGGCGCAGCGGCCACATCATCAACATCGCCTCGCTGTCGGGCTTGATCCCGGTGCCCGGCCAGGTCGTCTACGTCGGCGCGAAGTTCGGTGTCGTCGGGCTGTCCGCCGCGCTGGCCGACGAGGTCGCACCGCACGGCGTCGACGTTTCTGTGGTCATGCCGCCGTTCACCAACACCGAGCTGATCTCCGGCACCGCCGGCAGCGGAGCGATCAAGCCCGTGGAGCCGGAGGACATCGCCAAGGCCGTCATCAAGACGTTGGAAAAGCCGAAAACCCATGTGGCGGTGCCACCCCCGTTGCGGTTCACCGCGCAGGCGGCGCAGATGCTGGGCCCGCGCGGCCGCCGCTGGCTGAACCGCAAGCTCGGACTGGACCGCGTATTCCTCGACTTCGACACCACCGCTCGGCAGAGTTACGAACAGCGCGCCCGCGCCGCGCAGGGCGTCGTCGAGGGTTCTGAGAAGAGCTAG